A genomic segment from Gracilinanus agilis isolate LMUSP501 chromosome 1, AgileGrace, whole genome shotgun sequence encodes:
- the AP1M1 gene encoding AP-1 complex subunit mu-1 isoform X1, whose amino-acid sequence MSASAVYVLDLKGKVLICRNYRGDVDMSEVEHFMPILMEKEEEGMLSPILAHGGVRFMWIKHNNLYLVATSKKNACVSLVFAFLYKVVQVFSEYFKELEEESIRDNFVIIYELLDELMDFGYPQTTDSKILQEYITQEGHKLETGAPRPPATVTNAVSWRSEGIKYRKNEVFLDVIESVNLLVSANGNVLRSEIVGSIKMRVFLSGMPELRLGLNDKVLFDNTGRGKSKSVELEDVKFHQCVRLSRFENDRTISFIPPDGEFELMSYRLNTHVKPLIWIESVIEKHSHSRIEYMIKAKSQFKRRSTANNVEIHIPVPNDADSPKFKTTVGNVKWVPENSEIVWSIKSFPGGKEYLMRAHFGLPSVEAEDKEGKPPISVKFEIPYFTTSGIQVRYLKIIEKSGYQALPWVRYITQNGDYQLRTQ is encoded by the exons gtGCTTATCTGTCGGAATTACCGAGGAGATGTGGACATGTCAGAGGTGGAGCATTTCATGCCAATCCtgatggaaaaggaagaagaggggatgCTATCTCCCATTTTAGCCCATGGAGGAGTTCGTTTTATGTGGATTAAACACAACAATTTATATT TGGTTGCAACATCTAAAAAGAATGCCTGTGTGTCTCTGgtgtttgcctttctttacaaGGTAGTACAG gtTTTTTCTGAGTATTTCAAAGAATTGGAAGAAGAGAGCATTCGTgataattttgtcattatttatgAATTACTAGATGAATTAATGGATTTTGGATACCCTCAAACCACTGACAGCAAAATTTTGCAAGA ATACATCACTCAAGAAGGCCACAAACTGGAAACTGGAGCCCCTCGTCCACCAGCCACCGTCACCAATGCTGTGTCTTGGAGATCTGAGGGAATCAAGTATAGAAAGAATGAGGTGTTCCTGGATGTCATAGAATCTGTTAACCTCTTA GTCAGTGCCAATGGGAACGTTCTTCGTAGTGAAATTGTGGGTTCCATTAAGATGAGGGTGTTTCTCTCAGGGATGCCAGAACTGCGCCTGGGCCTCAATGACAAAGTTCTCTTTGACAATACAGGGC GTGGAAAAAGTAAGTCAGTAGAGTTGGAAGATGTGAAATTCCACCAGTGTGTGCGCCTCTCCCGCTTTGAGAATGACAGGACAATTTCTTTCATTCCCCCTGATGGAGAGTTTGAACTAATGTCTTATCGCCTCAACACCCAT GTAAAGCCCTTGATATGGATTGAATCTGTAATTGAAAAACATTCCCATAGCCGCATCGAGTACATGATTAAG GCGAAGAGCCAGTTTAAGCGTCGATCGACAGCAAACAATGTGGAGATCCACATTCCTGTGCCCAATGATGCTGACTCGCCAAAGTTCAAAACCACCGTGGGGAACGTCAAGTGGGTCCCAGAGAACAGTGAGATTGTATGGTCTATTAAATCATTCCCG ggagggaaagaatatctTATGAGAGCTCATTTTGGTCTGCCCAGTGTTGAAGCTGAGGATAAAGAAGGAAAACCACCAATAAGCGTCAAGTTTGAAATTCCATATTTCACCACCTCAGGGATACAG GTGCGCTACCTGAAGATCATCGAGAAGAGTGGTTACCAAGCTTTGCCTTGGGTTCGGTATATCACCCAGAATGGAG ATTATCAACTCCGAACACAATGA
- the AP1M1 gene encoding AP-1 complex subunit mu-1 isoform X2: protein MSASAVYVLDLKGKVLICRNYRGDVDMSEVEHFMPILMEKEEEGMLSPILAHGGVRFMWIKHNNLYLVATSKKNACVSLVFAFLYKVVQVFSEYFKELEEESIRDNFVIIYELLDELMDFGYPQTTDSKILQEYITQEGHKLETGAPRPPATVTNAVSWRSEGIKYRKNEVFLDVIESVNLLVSANGNVLRSEIVGSIKMRVFLSGMPELRLGLNDKVLFDNTGREYINGGKSKSVELEDVKFHQCVRLSRFENDRTISFIPPDGEFELMSYRLNTHVKPLIWIESVIEKHSHSRIEYMIKAKSQFKRRSTANNVEIHIPVPNDADSPKFKTTVGNVKWVPENSEIVWSIKSFPGGKEYLMRAHFGLPSVEAEDKEGKPPISVKFEIPYFTTSGIQVRYLKIIEKSGYQALPWVRYITQNGDYQLRTQ, encoded by the exons gtGCTTATCTGTCGGAATTACCGAGGAGATGTGGACATGTCAGAGGTGGAGCATTTCATGCCAATCCtgatggaaaaggaagaagaggggatgCTATCTCCCATTTTAGCCCATGGAGGAGTTCGTTTTATGTGGATTAAACACAACAATTTATATT TGGTTGCAACATCTAAAAAGAATGCCTGTGTGTCTCTGgtgtttgcctttctttacaaGGTAGTACAG gtTTTTTCTGAGTATTTCAAAGAATTGGAAGAAGAGAGCATTCGTgataattttgtcattatttatgAATTACTAGATGAATTAATGGATTTTGGATACCCTCAAACCACTGACAGCAAAATTTTGCAAGA ATACATCACTCAAGAAGGCCACAAACTGGAAACTGGAGCCCCTCGTCCACCAGCCACCGTCACCAATGCTGTGTCTTGGAGATCTGAGGGAATCAAGTATAGAAAGAATGAGGTGTTCCTGGATGTCATAGAATCTGTTAACCTCTTA GTCAGTGCCAATGGGAACGTTCTTCGTAGTGAAATTGTGGGTTCCATTAAGATGAGGGTGTTTCTCTCAGGGATGCCAGAACTGCGCCTGGGCCTCAATGACAAAGTTCTCTTTGACAATACAGGGCGTGAGTATATCAATG GTGGAAAAAGTAAGTCAGTAGAGTTGGAAGATGTGAAATTCCACCAGTGTGTGCGCCTCTCCCGCTTTGAGAATGACAGGACAATTTCTTTCATTCCCCCTGATGGAGAGTTTGAACTAATGTCTTATCGCCTCAACACCCAT GTAAAGCCCTTGATATGGATTGAATCTGTAATTGAAAAACATTCCCATAGCCGCATCGAGTACATGATTAAG GCGAAGAGCCAGTTTAAGCGTCGATCGACAGCAAACAATGTGGAGATCCACATTCCTGTGCCCAATGATGCTGACTCGCCAAAGTTCAAAACCACCGTGGGGAACGTCAAGTGGGTCCCAGAGAACAGTGAGATTGTATGGTCTATTAAATCATTCCCG ggagggaaagaatatctTATGAGAGCTCATTTTGGTCTGCCCAGTGTTGAAGCTGAGGATAAAGAAGGAAAACCACCAATAAGCGTCAAGTTTGAAATTCCATATTTCACCACCTCAGGGATACAG GTGCGCTACCTGAAGATCATCGAGAAGAGTGGTTACCAAGCTTTGCCTTGGGTTCGGTATATCACCCAGAATGGAG ATTATCAACTCCGAACACAATGA